Proteins co-encoded in one Natronorubrum daqingense genomic window:
- the pdxT gene encoding pyridoxal 5'-phosphate synthase glutaminase subunit PdxT → MSLTAGVVAVQGDVEEHATAIERAVSAHGREVTVHEIRESGVVPECDLLAMPGGESTTISRFVHSEGIAPELRDHVAANKPLFVTCAGLIVASSDANDDRVEELGLVDVTIERNAFGRQKDSFEAPLAVDGLADDEPYPAVFIRAPAIDDVGETVEVLASWDGRPVAVRDGPVVATAFHPELTPDSRIHELAFFENEDASVPTLTEST, encoded by the coding sequence ATGTCACTGACCGCTGGCGTCGTCGCCGTTCAGGGCGACGTCGAAGAGCACGCGACGGCTATCGAACGCGCAGTGAGCGCCCACGGACGCGAGGTCACCGTCCACGAAATCCGTGAGTCAGGAGTAGTTCCCGAGTGCGACCTGCTCGCCATGCCCGGCGGCGAATCGACGACCATCTCCCGGTTCGTCCACAGCGAGGGTATCGCACCGGAACTCCGCGATCACGTCGCCGCCAACAAACCGCTGTTCGTGACGTGTGCCGGATTGATCGTCGCCTCGAGCGACGCGAACGACGACCGGGTCGAGGAACTCGGCCTCGTCGACGTAACCATCGAACGAAACGCCTTCGGTCGCCAAAAAGACAGCTTCGAAGCGCCACTCGCGGTCGACGGGTTGGCCGACGACGAACCGTATCCGGCAGTGTTCATCCGCGCACCCGCAATCGACGACGTCGGCGAGACCGTCGAGGTGCTGGCGTCGTGGGACGGACGACCGGTCGCCGTTCGAGACGGCCCCGTCGTCGCCACCGCGTTCCACCCCGAACTGACGCCGGACAGTCGCATTCACGAACTGGCGTTTTTCGAGAACGAAGACGCGAGCGTGCCCACGTTGACGGAGTCGACCTAA
- a CDS encoding VOC family protein: protein MTSPDLQRPASTRLGRCALTVSDESAVTEFYRKVIGLEVVNRDPAVLGVDGTPLLEIDADPDASPRDEASAGLFHVAIRVPSDAAVATVLARISERWTLSGASDHGVSKALYCRDPEGNGVEVYVDRPESEWPRDDDGSLQIGSWPLDLEELEEATRPTAEVDGPSAAPAETVPPDTTIGHVHLEVSSLEESRAFYADTLGFDVMDTAPSAVFLAAGGYHHHLGINTWNRRSKTRSPDERGLAWFELLVSSSDALEEIRTRLEADGHAIDDRDDGIAVSDPDGTTVRFAVESK from the coding sequence ATGACCAGTCCCGACCTGCAACGGCCGGCGTCGACGCGACTCGGTCGATGCGCACTGACCGTCAGCGACGAGTCGGCGGTCACCGAGTTTTACCGAAAGGTGATCGGTCTCGAGGTCGTGAACCGAGACCCGGCGGTGCTCGGCGTCGATGGGACGCCACTGCTCGAGATAGACGCCGATCCGGACGCCAGCCCTCGAGACGAGGCGTCGGCCGGATTGTTCCACGTGGCGATTCGCGTTCCCAGCGACGCAGCGGTAGCGACTGTGCTCGCTCGAATCAGCGAGCGCTGGACGCTCAGCGGGGCGTCGGATCACGGCGTCAGCAAGGCACTCTACTGCCGAGATCCGGAGGGAAACGGCGTCGAGGTGTACGTCGACCGTCCCGAGTCGGAGTGGCCCCGCGACGACGACGGCAGTCTACAGATCGGCTCGTGGCCGCTGGATCTCGAGGAACTAGAAGAAGCGACGAGGCCCACGGCGGAGGTGGACGGCCCGAGCGCAGCGCCAGCGGAGACGGTGCCACCTGACACGACCATCGGACACGTCCACCTCGAGGTTTCCTCGCTCGAGGAGTCACGGGCGTTCTACGCGGACACCCTGGGATTCGACGTGATGGATACGGCACCGTCTGCGGTCTTTTTGGCGGCGGGCGGCTACCACCACCACCTCGGGATCAACACCTGGAATCGGCGTTCGAAAACGAGATCGCCAGACGAACGGGGATTGGCGTGGTTCGAACTCCTCGTGTCCTCGAGTGACGCACTCGAGGAAATTCGAACGCGACTCGAGGCCGACGGACACGCTATCGACGACCGAGACGACGGAATCGCCGTCAGCGACCCCGATGGCACGACAGTTCGATTCGCGGTCGAGTCGAAATAG